Proteins encoded by one window of Bauldia sp.:
- a CDS encoding outer membrane beta-barrel protein — MRNLSLIGLAFAGLAVTTPVLASGGPWSGWHAGINIGGQTNNTDFVLLGQGEWQDVFLPPSDQDPAYLVNPFGNGPASSTGVIGGGQIGADIQTGGMVWGFESDLSALSGTATRNFSGVFPSLYPSTIDEHTSVDWLATVRGRVGTLITNNTLLYVTGGLAFGQVSGNSTLHYYLQDGTTNRDISRGSGSMVVPGWTIGVGGETQLGGGWSLKGEYLYVDLAAADYNTFYEGSFAPFFSENISAPSHINILRVGLNYHFNQGAMDSSGGADLSFPSPPAMVAPRTWAGAYAGVNLGGAFGTATATDTDVGDGFYNAPGDTFSARTTGPVGGVQVGYNWQAGSAVLGVEGDVGYLGFRGTASSSLDSSTVVTAVGGLAGAVRARVGVTNGKFLGFLSGGVIMADVHATANDPYIPMSNLDPSPAAVLTSHTGFQTGWTAGAGVEMALAEDWSIKAEYQYFDLGSKLVSGLQMNPDVGTPAFGWTIHNTGSIVKVGLNKKF, encoded by the coding sequence ATGAGAAATCTGAGCCTGATCGGCCTGGCTTTTGCCGGCCTCGCGGTCACTACTCCTGTGCTGGCGTCCGGCGGCCCATGGTCGGGCTGGCACGCCGGCATCAACATCGGCGGGCAGACCAACAACACCGACTTTGTCCTGCTCGGACAGGGCGAGTGGCAGGACGTGTTTCTGCCGCCGTCGGACCAGGATCCGGCCTATCTCGTCAATCCGTTCGGCAACGGCCCGGCGAGCAGCACCGGCGTCATCGGCGGCGGCCAGATCGGCGCCGACATCCAGACGGGCGGCATGGTGTGGGGATTCGAAAGCGACCTCAGCGCGCTTTCCGGCACGGCGACGCGCAACTTCTCCGGCGTGTTTCCGAGTCTCTACCCGTCCACCATCGATGAACACACCAGTGTCGACTGGTTGGCGACCGTCCGCGGCCGCGTCGGCACGCTGATCACCAACAACACGTTGCTCTACGTGACCGGCGGTCTCGCCTTCGGCCAGGTGAGCGGCAACTCGACGCTGCACTACTACCTGCAGGACGGCACCACGAACCGCGACATTTCCAGAGGCTCGGGCAGCATGGTGGTGCCGGGCTGGACGATCGGCGTCGGCGGCGAAACGCAACTCGGCGGCGGCTGGTCGCTCAAGGGCGAGTATCTCTACGTCGACCTCGCGGCGGCCGACTACAACACCTTCTACGAGGGAAGCTTCGCGCCGTTCTTTTCCGAAAACATCTCGGCCCCGAGCCACATCAACATTCTGCGCGTCGGTCTCAACTATCATTTCAATCAGGGCGCGATGGACAGCAGCGGCGGCGCCGACCTCAGCTTCCCGAGCCCGCCGGCGATGGTGGCGCCGCGCACGTGGGCGGGCGCCTATGCCGGCGTCAATCTCGGCGGCGCCTTCGGCACGGCGACGGCAACCGACACCGACGTTGGCGACGGCTTCTACAACGCGCCCGGCGATACGTTCTCCGCCCGCACGACCGGGCCGGTCGGCGGCGTCCAGGTCGGCTACAACTGGCAGGCCGGTTCGGCCGTGCTCGGCGTGGAAGGCGACGTCGGCTACCTCGGCTTCCGCGGCACGGCCTCTTCGTCACTGGACTCGTCGACCGTGGTCACCGCAGTCGGCGGCCTCGCGGGCGCGGTGCGCGCCCGCGTCGGCGTCACCAACGGCAAGTTCCTCGGCTTCCTCAGCGGCGGCGTGATCATGGCCGACGTCCACGCGACGGCGAACGATCCGTACATCCCGATGTCGAACCTGGATCCGAGCCCCGCCGCCGTCCTCACGTCGCACACCGGCTTCCAGACCGGATGGACCGCCGGCGCCGGCGTCGAGATGGCGCTCGCGGAGGACTGGTCGATCAAGGCCGAGTATCAGTACTTCGACTTGGGCTCGAAGCTGGTCAGCGGATTGCAGATGAATCCCGATGTCGGGACGCCCGCCTTCGGCTGGACGATCCACAACACCGGCAGCATCGTCAAAGTCGGCTTGAACAAGAAGTTCTGA
- a CDS encoding LysE family translocator produces MLADFVPALPVVAAFTAASIVLALTPGPDMTFFLSKTIALSRKAGFAALGGVSVGVAIHSVLVSLGLSALLAASATAFTILKFAGAAYLAYLAIDAIRHGSSLSLMPGARAERLRAVFLKGLLINLLNPKVIIFFVTFLPQFVSADDPHAAGKMLFLGLVFMVANIPVCGAFILGADRIAALLKTSSRATRIVDWLFAGVLGAFAVKLILTHTR; encoded by the coding sequence ATGCTCGCCGATTTCGTCCCCGCGCTGCCGGTTGTCGCCGCGTTTACCGCTGCCTCGATCGTGCTGGCGCTGACGCCCGGCCCGGACATGACGTTCTTCCTGTCGAAGACGATCGCGCTGTCGCGGAAGGCCGGATTCGCGGCGCTCGGCGGGGTTTCGGTGGGCGTCGCGATCCACTCGGTGCTGGTGTCGCTCGGGCTGTCGGCGCTGCTCGCGGCGTCGGCGACGGCGTTTACCATTCTCAAATTTGCCGGCGCCGCCTACCTCGCCTACCTCGCGATCGACGCCATCCGCCACGGCTCGTCGCTGTCGCTGATGCCCGGCGCGCGGGCGGAGCGCCTACGGGCCGTGTTCCTCAAGGGGCTGCTGATCAACCTGCTCAATCCGAAGGTCATCATCTTCTTCGTGACCTTCCTGCCGCAGTTCGTCTCCGCCGACGATCCGCATGCGGCCGGCAAGATGCTGTTCCTCGGGCTGGTGTTCATGGTGGCGAACATCCCGGTCTGCGGCGCCTTCATTCTCGGCGCCGACCGGATCGCGGCGCTGCTCAAGACGTCGTCGCGCGCGACGCGGATCGTCGACTGGCTGTTCGCGGGCGTGCTCGGCGCCTTCGCGGTGAAGCTGATCCTGACGCACACGCGGTAA
- a CDS encoding phosphatase PAP2 family protein, which produces MTLPEENPPRRLGGHVWPKGWLHADSPALIANPLAQAAIAVLLLSLLFLVFPGLDIWFSGLFYDGKGFPTGDLGAFVALRALGNNLTFFVALGLVLVLVLKLALPEQQSFIPPRDTLFVLGTLIVGPGIVVNLIFKNNWGRPRPTAVDIFGGNHPFVGAWHMSDACASNCSFVSGEASSAIWLITLAVLLPLAWRRPALRILIGLAVLLSLNRVAAGGHFLSDVLLAWAITLAVIAVAWRFLYVTPPAVLTDPVLEAGLTRAGLAIRDFARAGARRIGAMRPAKPPADPPAPPAA; this is translated from the coding sequence TTGACCCTGCCGGAAGAAAACCCGCCGCGGCGTCTCGGCGGCCACGTATGGCCGAAGGGCTGGCTGCACGCCGATTCGCCGGCGCTGATCGCCAACCCGCTGGCGCAGGCGGCGATCGCCGTGCTCCTGCTGTCGCTTCTCTTCCTGGTTTTCCCCGGCCTCGACATCTGGTTCTCCGGCCTGTTCTACGACGGCAAAGGTTTCCCGACGGGCGACCTCGGCGCCTTCGTCGCGCTGCGCGCTCTCGGCAACAACCTGACGTTTTTCGTGGCGCTCGGGCTGGTCCTGGTGCTCGTTCTCAAGCTGGCGCTGCCCGAGCAGCAAAGCTTCATCCCGCCGCGCGACACGCTCTTCGTCCTCGGCACGCTGATCGTCGGGCCGGGCATCGTCGTCAATCTCATCTTCAAGAATAACTGGGGCCGCCCGCGCCCTACCGCCGTCGATATCTTCGGCGGCAACCATCCCTTCGTCGGCGCCTGGCACATGAGCGACGCCTGCGCCTCGAACTGCTCGTTCGTCTCCGGCGAGGCGTCGTCCGCGATCTGGCTGATCACGCTCGCCGTGCTGCTGCCGCTCGCATGGCGGCGTCCGGCGCTGCGCATCCTCATCGGCCTCGCCGTTCTCTTGTCGCTGAACCGCGTTGCCGCCGGCGGGCATTTCCTCTCCGACGTGCTGCTCGCCTGGGCGATCACGCTGGCGGTCATCGCCGTCGCCTGGCGCTTCCTCTACGTGACGCCCCCGGCAGTGCTCACCGATCCCGTCCTCGAGGCCGGCCTGACCCGCGCCGGCTTAGCCATCCGCGATTTCGCGCGCGCGGGCGCCCGCCGCATCGGCGCGATGCGCCCGGCCAAGCCGCCGGCCGACCCGCCCGCGCCACCCGCGGCTTGA
- a CDS encoding argininosuccinate synthase translates to MADVKKVVLAYSGGLDTSIILKWLQTTYGAEVVTFTADLGQGEELEPARRKAELMGIKEIHIEDLREEFVCDFVFPMFRMNALYEGVYLLGTSIARPLIAKRLVEIAHETGADAIAHGATGKGNDQVRFELTAYALDPSIRIIAPWREWQFKSRTDLLDFAEKHQIPVPKDKRGEAPFSVDANLLHSSSEGKVLEDPWVEPPPYVFQRTIAPEDAPDKATSVEIEFRNGDPIAIDGRALSPAALLTALNALGRDNGIGRVDLVENRFVGMKSRGIYETPGGTILHVAHRAIESLTLDRDAMHLKESLMPRYAELVYYGFWFAPERIMLQKLADESQINVEGTVRLKLYKGNVIVTGRKSPKSLYSDALVTFEDDRGAYDQKDAAGFIRLNALRLRTLAARDRKKP, encoded by the coding sequence ATGGCTGACGTGAAGAAGGTCGTCCTCGCCTACTCCGGCGGTCTCGACACATCGATCATCCTGAAGTGGCTGCAGACGACCTACGGCGCCGAGGTGGTGACCTTCACCGCCGATCTCGGCCAGGGCGAGGAGCTCGAGCCGGCGCGCCGCAAGGCTGAGCTGATGGGCATCAAGGAGATCCACATCGAGGATCTCCGCGAGGAGTTCGTCTGCGACTTCGTCTTCCCGATGTTCCGCATGAACGCCCTTTACGAAGGCGTCTATCTCCTAGGCACCTCGATCGCGCGCCCGCTGATCGCCAAGCGCCTGGTCGAGATCGCGCACGAGACCGGCGCCGACGCCATCGCCCACGGCGCTACCGGCAAGGGCAACGACCAGGTCCGCTTCGAGCTCACCGCCTACGCCCTCGATCCGTCGATCAGGATCATCGCGCCGTGGCGCGAGTGGCAGTTCAAGTCGCGCACCGATCTGCTCGACTTCGCCGAGAAGCATCAGATCCCGGTGCCCAAGGACAAGCGCGGCGAAGCACCCTTCTCCGTCGATGCCAATCTTCTGCACTCCTCGTCCGAGGGCAAGGTGCTGGAAGATCCGTGGGTCGAGCCGCCGCCCTACGTCTTCCAGCGCACCATCGCCCCCGAGGATGCACCGGACAAGGCGACCAGCGTCGAGATCGAATTCAGAAACGGCGATCCCATCGCCATCGACGGCAGGGCGCTGTCGCCGGCCGCGCTGCTGACCGCGCTGAACGCGCTCGGCCGCGACAACGGCATCGGCCGCGTCGATCTCGTCGAGAACCGCTTCGTCGGCATGAAGTCGCGCGGCATCTACGAGACGCCCGGCGGCACGATCCTGCACGTCGCCCACCGCGCCATCGAATCGCTGACCCTCGACCGCGACGCCATGCACCTCAAAGAATCGCTGATGCCGCGCTATGCTGAGCTGGTCTATTACGGCTTCTGGTTCGCGCCCGAGCGCATCATGCTGCAGAAGCTCGCCGACGAGAGCCAGATCAACGTCGAGGGCACGGTTCGGCTGAAGCTCTACAAGGGCAACGTCATCGTCACCGGCCGCAAGTCGCCGAAGTCGCTCTACTCCGACGCCCTCGTCACCTTCGAGGACGACCGCGGCGCCTACGACCAGAAGGACGCGGCCGGTTTCATCCGCCTGAACGCGCTCCGCCTGCGTACGCTGGCGGCCCGGGACCGCAAGAAGCCGTAG